A part of Saccharomonospora amisosensis genomic DNA contains:
- a CDS encoding elongation factor G-like protein EF-G2 — protein MAEKHTRNSDAGAAVAVDDPSKVRNVALVGPSGSGKTTLAEALLVASGTLSRAGSVVDGTTVFDHDPAAVRQQRSVGLSVAPVRYGDLKINLIDTPGYADFVGEVRAGLRAADAALFVVSAGEGVDSATVSLWEECASVGMPRAVVVSRLDHPRADVEGEITACRQAFGAGVLPLYLPTDDGRGLIGLITQRLFDYSGGYPPTVGEPGAAERDRLARARDELIEGVIAESEDETLMDRYLGGDEIPEDTLIADLETAVARGTFHPVIPVCAETGAGLAELLDGIARACPSPLEHEVPRATSPNGIPHPRLEPDPGGPLAAEVVRTAVDSYVGRVSLVRVFSGTLRPERPVHICGQGLADRGHPDHDADERVAHLYSPLGANLREVPYCVAGDVCALTKIGSAETGDTVSYPDDPLLIEPWAMPEPLLPVAVVAKTRSDEDALARNLSRLVAGDPTLRLERNAETGQLVLWCMGEAHADVVLSRLRAGGADVDTEPVRTSLRSTFAGKATGHGRHVKQSGGHGQYAVCDIEVEPLERGAGFEFVDKVVGGAVPHQFIPSVEKGVRAQLSKGLVDDHPVVDVRVTLFDGKAHSVDSSDAAFQTAGALALKDAASNTRIVLLEPLDEVTVRAPDEYLGTVLGDLSARRGRVLGTESVAGGCSVVRAEVPATELLRYAIDLRSLTSGTATFSRRHVRYDPMPQAATAH, from the coding sequence ATGGCCGAGAAGCACACCAGGAACAGCGACGCTGGGGCCGCGGTCGCTGTCGACGATCCGAGCAAGGTGCGCAACGTGGCGCTGGTCGGGCCCTCCGGGTCGGGTAAGACCACGCTCGCCGAGGCACTGCTCGTCGCATCGGGAACGCTGAGCAGGGCCGGGTCCGTGGTGGACGGCACAACCGTCTTCGACCACGATCCCGCCGCCGTCCGCCAGCAACGATCCGTCGGCCTGTCCGTCGCCCCGGTTCGGTACGGCGACCTCAAGATCAACCTGATCGACACGCCCGGGTACGCCGACTTCGTCGGTGAGGTGCGTGCGGGGCTGCGCGCGGCGGACGCGGCACTGTTCGTTGTCAGCGCGGGCGAAGGGGTGGACTCCGCGACGGTGTCGCTGTGGGAGGAGTGCGCTTCGGTCGGCATGCCGCGTGCCGTGGTCGTTTCGAGGCTGGACCACCCGCGCGCCGACGTCGAGGGGGAGATCACCGCGTGCAGGCAGGCATTCGGGGCGGGTGTGCTGCCGCTGTACCTGCCCACCGACGACGGACGTGGGCTGATCGGCCTTATCACGCAGCGGCTGTTCGACTACTCCGGCGGCTACCCGCCAACCGTCGGCGAGCCCGGCGCGGCCGAGCGGGACCGGCTGGCCCGCGCGCGCGACGAGCTCATCGAGGGCGTGATCGCCGAAAGCGAGGACGAGACCCTCATGGACCGCTACCTCGGCGGCGACGAGATCCCCGAGGACACCTTGATCGCGGACCTGGAGACCGCCGTCGCGCGCGGCACCTTCCACCCGGTGATCCCGGTGTGCGCGGAGACCGGGGCGGGGCTGGCCGAGCTGCTGGACGGAATCGCACGCGCGTGCCCCTCGCCGCTGGAGCACGAGGTACCGAGGGCGACGTCACCGAACGGTATCCCGCACCCGCGGCTGGAACCGGACCCCGGCGGTCCGCTCGCGGCCGAGGTGGTGCGCACCGCGGTGGACTCCTACGTCGGCAGGGTTTCGCTGGTGCGGGTCTTCTCCGGCACGCTGCGCCCTGAGCGTCCCGTGCACATCTGCGGGCAAGGCCTCGCCGACCGAGGTCACCCCGACCACGACGCCGACGAGCGCGTCGCGCACCTCTACTCCCCGCTTGGCGCGAACCTGCGCGAGGTGCCGTACTGCGTCGCGGGCGATGTGTGCGCGCTCACGAAGATCGGTTCGGCCGAGACCGGCGACACCGTGTCGTATCCCGACGACCCGCTGCTCATCGAACCGTGGGCGATGCCGGAGCCGCTGCTGCCCGTCGCCGTGGTCGCCAAGACCCGAAGCGACGAGGACGCGCTCGCCAGGAACCTCTCCCGGCTGGTGGCGGGTGATCCGACCCTGCGGCTGGAACGCAACGCCGAGACCGGGCAGCTGGTGCTGTGGTGCATGGGTGAGGCGCACGCGGATGTGGTGCTGTCGCGGCTGCGGGCGGGCGGGGCCGATGTGGACACCGAGCCGGTGCGGACCAGTCTGCGCTCCACCTTCGCGGGCAAGGCGACCGGACACGGCAGGCACGTCAAGCAGTCCGGCGGCCACGGCCAGTACGCGGTGTGCGACATCGAGGTGGAGCCGCTGGAGCGCGGCGCGGGTTTCGAGTTCGTCGACAAGGTGGTCGGCGGTGCGGTTCCGCACCAGTTCATCCCCAGTGTCGAGAAGGGCGTGCGGGCGCAACTGAGCAAGGGGCTGGTCGACGACCACCCCGTCGTGGATGTCCGGGTGACGTTGTTCGACGGCAAGGCGCACAGCGTCGACTCCTCCGACGCCGCGTTCCAGACCGCGGGCGCGCTCGCGCTGAAGGACGCCGCCAGCAACACGCGGATCGTGCTGCTGGAGCCGCTGGACGAGGTCACCGTGCGGGCACCGGACGAGTACCTCGGCACGGTGCTGGGCGATCTGTCCGCGCGCCGGGGCAGGGTACTCGGCACGGAGTCGGTCGCGGGCGGGTGCAGCGTCGTGCGCGCGGAGGTCCCCGCGACGGAACTGCTGCGCTATGCCATCGACCTGCGTTCGCTGACCTCGGGTACGGCCACGTTCAGCCGGCGGCACGTGCGCTACGACCCGATGCCACAGGCGGCCACTGCACACTGA
- the pdxS gene encoding pyridoxal 5'-phosphate synthase lyase subunit PdxS gives MSDAQPSNSSQPETGTARVKRGMAEMLKGGVIMDVVTPEQAKIAEDAGAVAVMALERVPADIRAQGGVARMSDPDLIEGIISAVSIPVMAKARIGHFVEARVLQALGVDYVDESEVLTPADYANHIDKWAFTVPFVCGATNLGEALRRINEGAAMIRSKGEAGTGDVSNATMHMRQIRTELRKLAALPEDELYVAAKELQAPFELVKEVAATGKLPVVLFTAGGIATPADAAMMMQLGAEGVFVGSGIFKSGDPAKRAEAIVKATTFHDDPDMIAKVSRGLGDAMVGINVDDVPQPHRLAERGW, from the coding sequence GTGTCAGACGCCCAGCCCAGCAACTCCAGCCAGCCCGAGACCGGTACCGCGCGAGTGAAGCGTGGGATGGCGGAGATGCTCAAGGGTGGCGTGATCATGGATGTCGTCACCCCGGAGCAAGCCAAGATCGCCGAGGACGCCGGCGCCGTCGCGGTGATGGCGCTGGAACGCGTGCCCGCCGACATCCGCGCCCAGGGTGGCGTGGCGAGGATGAGCGACCCCGATCTAATCGAGGGCATCATCTCGGCGGTGTCCATCCCGGTGATGGCCAAGGCCCGCATCGGCCACTTCGTCGAGGCCAGGGTGCTGCAGGCGCTCGGCGTGGACTATGTCGACGAGTCCGAGGTGCTCACGCCCGCCGACTACGCCAACCACATCGACAAGTGGGCGTTCACCGTGCCGTTCGTGTGCGGTGCCACCAACCTCGGTGAGGCGTTGCGCCGGATCAACGAGGGTGCCGCCATGATCCGTTCCAAGGGCGAGGCAGGCACCGGCGACGTGTCGAACGCGACCATGCACATGCGCCAGATCCGCACGGAGCTGCGCAAGCTCGCCGCGTTGCCGGAAGACGAGCTCTATGTGGCGGCCAAGGAGCTACAGGCGCCGTTCGAGCTGGTCAAGGAGGTGGCGGCCACCGGGAAGCTGCCCGTGGTGCTGTTCACCGCGGGCGGAATCGCCACGCCTGCCGACGCCGCGATGATGATGCAACTCGGCGCGGAGGGTGTCTTCGTCGGCTCCGGCATCTTCAAGTCCGGCGACCCGGCCAAGCGTGCGGAGGCCATCGTGAAGGCGACCACATTCCACGACGACCCGGACATGATCGCGAAGGTGTCGCGCGGCCTCGGTGACGCCATGGTCGGCATCAACGTCGACGACGTGCCACAGCCGCACCGCCTCGCGGAGCGAGGCTGGTAG
- a CDS encoding helix-turn-helix domain-containing protein: MTESRGAGAPLAVIAASLRRERKRSGMSLAEVARRAGIAKSTLSQLEAGTGNPSVETLWALGVALDVPFARLVDPPRPKVQVVRAGEGPAVASERADYVATLLASCPPNARRDIYVLNVQPGTPRESDPHMPGVVEHVVLSTGRALVGVLEEPVELSPSDYIAYPGDVAHVFQALEPDTTAVLVSEHV; this comes from the coding sequence ATGACAGAGTCCCGAGGAGCGGGCGCACCACTCGCCGTGATCGCCGCCTCGCTGCGAAGGGAACGCAAGCGCAGCGGCATGTCACTGGCCGAGGTGGCCCGCAGAGCGGGTATCGCCAAGTCGACGCTGTCGCAGCTGGAGGCAGGAACCGGGAACCCGAGCGTCGAGACGCTGTGGGCACTCGGCGTGGCGCTCGACGTGCCGTTCGCGCGGCTGGTCGACCCGCCGAGGCCGAAGGTCCAGGTGGTGCGCGCGGGCGAGGGCCCCGCGGTGGCGTCCGAACGGGCCGACTACGTGGCGACACTGCTGGCGTCCTGCCCGCCGAACGCGCGCAGGGACATCTACGTGCTCAACGTGCAGCCCGGCACGCCCCGCGAGTCCGACCCGCACATGCCCGGCGTTGTGGAGCACGTCGTGCTCAGCACGGGCAGGGCGCTTGTCGGGGTCTTGGAGGAGCCGGTGGAGCTGTCCCCCAGCGACTACATCGCCTACCCCGGCGACGTGGCGCACGTCTTCCAGGCACTCGAGCCCGACACGACCGCGGTGCTGGTCTCCGAACACGTCTGA
- a CDS encoding AzlC family ABC transporter permease: protein MRSIFRTLDREVLRDIALVCLTGGIVGVSFGTITVSSGLPLWLPMLLSVVVFAGAAQFVFVGIMASGGNPIAAVVAGLLINTRHVPFGFAVGDVLGTGRARLLVGSHLMIDETVAFALAQRDRQRRRAAYWTCGIGLFCCWNLGVALGAFAGTVVTDTDALGLDAAFPAVLLALVLPSLRETATRRAALTGAAIAVAGAPWLPSGLPVLLALAGVAVSLRAMPANSSENSDGSDSRVVS, encoded by the coding sequence ATGCGTTCGATATTTCGAACACTCGATCGGGAGGTGCTGCGCGACATCGCCCTGGTGTGCCTCACCGGTGGCATCGTCGGCGTGTCGTTCGGCACCATCACCGTCAGTTCCGGCCTGCCGTTGTGGCTGCCGATGCTGCTGTCGGTCGTGGTGTTCGCGGGGGCGGCGCAGTTCGTGTTCGTGGGAATCATGGCCTCCGGCGGCAATCCGATCGCCGCCGTGGTCGCGGGCCTGCTGATCAACACCAGGCACGTGCCCTTCGGTTTCGCCGTGGGCGACGTCCTCGGTACCGGGCGCGCGAGGCTGCTCGTCGGCAGTCATCTGATGATCGACGAAACCGTGGCGTTCGCCCTGGCGCAGCGCGACCGGCAGCGGCGCCGCGCGGCGTACTGGACCTGCGGCATCGGCCTGTTCTGCTGCTGGAACCTCGGAGTGGCGCTCGGCGCCTTCGCGGGCACGGTGGTGACCGACACCGACGCGCTCGGGCTCGACGCCGCCTTCCCCGCCGTACTGCTGGCTCTGGTGCTGCCCTCGCTGCGGGAAACCGCCACCCGCCGCGCCGCGCTCACCGGCGCCGCGATAGCGGTCGCGGGCGCGCCGTGGCTGCCCTCGGGGCTGCCGGTGCTGCTCGCGTTGGCGGGGGTGGCCGTATCCCTTCGCGCGATGCCGGCCAACAGCAGCGAAAACAGCGACGGCAGCGACAGCCGGGTGGTGTCATGA
- a CDS encoding AzlD domain-containing protein, with protein sequence MTTATTLVVSTLVLGVGTFAFRFAGPVLRTRITLSPRVERLATMSAVVLLAAVVATATLVDGGEFAGYARPAGVAVGGLLAWKKAPFVVVVLAAGVTAAGLRLLGVP encoded by the coding sequence ATGACCACGGCCACCACCCTGGTGGTGTCGACGCTGGTGCTCGGCGTCGGCACGTTCGCGTTCCGTTTCGCCGGTCCCGTGCTACGCACCAGGATCACCCTCTCGCCCAGGGTGGAGCGGCTGGCCACGATGTCCGCGGTGGTGCTGCTGGCCGCCGTCGTCGCCACCGCCACCCTGGTCGACGGTGGTGAGTTCGCCGGTTACGCCCGGCCCGCGGGGGTGGCCGTGGGTGGGCTGCTGGCGTGGAAGAAAGCGCCGTTCGTGGTCGTTGTGCTGGCAGCGGGGGTGACAGCCGCGGGGCTGCGGCTGCTCGGTGTGCCCTGA
- the pdxT gene encoding pyridoxal 5'-phosphate synthase glutaminase subunit PdxT, with amino-acid sequence MAMLGRAGASPRQVRRPAELSEVDAMVLPGGESTTMSRLLEVFELLDPLREQIGAGMPVFGSCAGMILLARQVLDGRPDQHQLDGLDIVVRRNAFGRQVDSFEADLEVSEIEDGPVHAVFIRAPWVEKAGASVEVLAKVPDTPKTRAAADRIVAVRQGPVLATAFHPELTGDERVHRLFVRMVGAQVDA; translated from the coding sequence ATGGCGATGCTCGGTCGTGCCGGTGCGTCACCGCGCCAGGTACGCAGGCCCGCGGAATTGTCCGAAGTGGACGCGATGGTACTGCCGGGCGGCGAGTCCACCACGATGTCGCGGCTGCTGGAGGTCTTCGAGCTGCTCGATCCGCTGCGCGAGCAGATCGGCGCGGGCATGCCGGTGTTCGGTTCGTGTGCCGGGATGATCCTGCTGGCCAGGCAGGTCCTCGACGGCAGGCCGGACCAGCACCAGCTCGACGGCCTCGACATCGTCGTGCGGCGCAACGCCTTCGGCAGGCAGGTCGACTCCTTCGAGGCCGACCTCGAGGTCTCCGAGATCGAGGACGGGCCGGTGCACGCCGTCTTCATCCGCGCGCCGTGGGTGGAGAAGGCTGGAGCCTCGGTAGAGGTGCTGGCCAAGGTGCCCGACACCCCGAAGACGCGGGCGGCGGCCGATAGGATCGTCGCCGTTCGGCAGGGACCGGTGCTGGCCACGGCATTCCATCCCGAACTGACCGGCGACGAGCGGGTGCACCGGCTGTTCGTGCGCATGGTCGGTGCGCAGGTAGACGCGTGA
- a CDS encoding YebC/PmpR family DNA-binding transcriptional regulator: MSGHSKWATTKHKKAALDAKRGKLFARLIKNIEVAARTGGGDPEGNPTLYDAIQKAKKNSVPQDNIERARKRGAGEEAGGADWQNITYEGYAPNGVAVLIECLTDNKNRAASEVRTALTRNGGSLADPGSVAYLFNRKGVVIMPKNGLSEDDVLMAVLDAGAEEVNDLGESFEIIAEAGDLVAVRTALQDAGYDYESAEANFLPSVNVPLDAEGARKVFRLIEALEDCDDVQNVYSNFDVSDDVLAEVG, encoded by the coding sequence ATGAGCGGCCACTCGAAGTGGGCCACCACCAAGCACAAGAAGGCCGCCCTCGATGCCAAGCGTGGCAAGCTGTTCGCGAGACTGATCAAGAACATCGAGGTCGCCGCGCGCACCGGCGGTGGCGACCCTGAAGGCAACCCCACGCTGTACGACGCCATCCAGAAGGCCAAGAAGAACTCCGTGCCGCAGGACAACATCGAGCGGGCACGCAAGCGTGGCGCCGGCGAGGAAGCTGGCGGGGCCGACTGGCAGAACATTACCTACGAGGGCTACGCGCCCAACGGTGTCGCGGTGCTGATCGAGTGCCTCACCGACAACAAGAACCGGGCGGCGTCCGAGGTCCGCACCGCGCTCACCCGCAACGGCGGCTCGCTCGCCGACCCTGGCTCGGTCGCGTACCTGTTCAACCGCAAGGGCGTGGTCATCATGCCGAAGAACGGGCTTTCCGAGGACGACGTGCTGATGGCCGTGCTGGACGCGGGCGCGGAGGAGGTCAACGACCTCGGGGAAAGCTTCGAGATCATCGCCGAGGCCGGTGACCTGGTGGCTGTTCGCACGGCGCTGCAGGACGCGGGCTACGACTACGAGTCCGCCGAGGCCAACTTCCTGCCCTCGGTGAACGTGCCGCTCGACGCCGAGGGCGCCAGGAAGGTGTTCCGGCTGATCGAAGCGCTGGAGGACTGCGACGACGTGCAAAACGTCTACTCCAACTTCGACGTCTCCGACGACGTCCTCGCGGAGGTCGGCTGA
- a CDS encoding DUF4262 domain-containing protein — translation MSPVSAETAESTLDGEQQLREWIVAQAQQRGNAVITVPPDDDGAGYAFTVCAWAMHEVPEAVVVGLPTELATVLLDAYVDRAATGERFQPGALYHDFFEGVPVTFEKVAPGHYPEFFGSAFLVYPEGDFPALQIVVPTPDGHWPWDEAAPEGFGQWQPVLTVSGSPESWTPGIDGP, via the coding sequence ATGTCGCCCGTGTCAGCCGAGACCGCCGAAAGCACCCTCGACGGCGAGCAGCAACTGCGTGAGTGGATCGTCGCCCAGGCACAGCAGCGTGGCAACGCCGTGATCACGGTGCCCCCCGACGACGACGGTGCGGGCTACGCGTTCACCGTGTGCGCGTGGGCGATGCACGAGGTCCCCGAGGCTGTCGTGGTGGGGTTGCCCACCGAGCTGGCCACCGTCCTGCTCGACGCCTACGTGGACAGGGCGGCCACCGGCGAGCGATTCCAACCCGGCGCGCTCTACCACGACTTCTTCGAGGGCGTGCCGGTGACCTTCGAGAAGGTCGCACCCGGCCACTACCCGGAGTTCTTCGGCAGTGCGTTCCTCGTCTACCCCGAAGGCGACTTCCCCGCGCTGCAGATCGTCGTGCCCACACCCGATGGCCACTGGCCGTGGGACGAGGCCGCTCCCGAGGGGTTCGGGCAGTGGCAGCCGGTGCTCACGGTCAGCGGCTCGCCGGAGAGCTGGACCCCCGGCATCGACGGGCCCTGA
- the ruvC gene encoding crossover junction endodeoxyribonuclease RuvC, producing MRVLGVDPGLTRCGLGVVDGGLGRTVTCVAVDVVRTPADSDLATRLLRVSATVEEWLDTYQPDAVAVERVFSQHNVRTVMGTAQAGGVVALSAARRGLPVVFHTPSEVKAAVTGSGRADKNQVTVMVTRLLKLPKRPSPADAADALALAICHLWREPMRARLAEAEARAAELARAHRAKLAAAARRNRAGDSATGGNR from the coding sequence GTGCGCGTGCTCGGTGTCGACCCGGGGCTGACTCGATGTGGCCTCGGCGTCGTGGACGGCGGGCTGGGACGCACCGTCACGTGTGTCGCCGTCGATGTGGTGCGCACCCCGGCCGACTCCGACCTGGCGACCAGGCTGTTGCGCGTATCGGCCACCGTGGAGGAGTGGCTGGACACCTACCAGCCGGATGCCGTCGCGGTGGAGCGGGTGTTCAGCCAGCACAACGTCCGCACCGTGATGGGCACGGCGCAGGCGGGCGGTGTCGTGGCACTGAGCGCCGCACGGCGAGGGTTGCCGGTGGTGTTCCACACCCCCAGCGAGGTGAAGGCCGCCGTCACCGGGTCGGGACGCGCCGACAAGAATCAGGTCACGGTTATGGTGACGCGACTGCTGAAGTTGCCGAAGCGGCCGAGTCCCGCTGATGCCGCCGACGCGCTGGCGCTGGCCATCTGCCACCTGTGGCGGGAGCCGATGCGTGCCCGGCTGGCCGAGGCCGAGGCCAGGGCGGCGGAGCTGGCCCGTGCCCATCGCGCCAAACTGGCGGCGGCGGCAAGGCGGAACCGGGCGGGCGATTCGGCCACGGGAGGGAACCGATGA
- the ruvA gene encoding Holliday junction branch migration protein RuvA produces MISSVRGQVLSIGLDHAVVEVGGVGLTVQATPATLATLRRDEQARLHTSLVVREDSLTLFGFADAQARDLFTLLQTVSGIGPRLALAALAVLDPDKLRAALADGDITVLTQVPGIGRKGAERLTLELRDKVTATEPPAAHTAATPGRTAVRAEVVEALVGLGFAARQAEQAVDKVTAADGEHGDTAAADTSGLLRAALVTLGRKR; encoded by the coding sequence ATGATCTCCTCGGTGCGTGGGCAGGTGCTGTCGATCGGCCTCGATCACGCGGTCGTGGAGGTCGGCGGGGTGGGCCTGACCGTGCAGGCCACCCCGGCCACGTTGGCGACGCTGCGCAGGGACGAACAGGCACGCCTGCACACGAGTCTGGTCGTGCGGGAGGACTCGCTCACCCTGTTCGGCTTCGCCGACGCACAAGCACGCGATTTGTTCACGCTGCTGCAGACGGTGTCCGGTATCGGCCCCCGGCTGGCGCTGGCCGCGCTCGCCGTGCTCGATCCGGACAAGCTGCGCGCCGCGCTCGCCGACGGTGACATCACCGTGCTCACCCAGGTGCCCGGTATCGGGCGCAAGGGCGCTGAGCGGCTCACGCTGGAACTGCGCGACAAGGTGACCGCCACCGAGCCACCTGCCGCCCACACGGCGGCGACGCCCGGCCGGACCGCGGTGCGGGCCGAGGTGGTGGAGGCGCTGGTGGGCCTCGGCTTCGCCGCGCGGCAGGCCGAGCAGGCCGTGGACAAGGTGACCGCGGCCGACGGCGAGCACGGCGACACCGCGGCGGCCGACACGTCCGGCCTGCTGCGGGCCGCGCTGGTGACCCTCGGCAGGAAGCGGTAA